One window of the Primulina eburnea isolate SZY01 chromosome 18, ASM2296580v1, whole genome shotgun sequence genome contains the following:
- the LOC140819946 gene encoding pentatricopeptide repeat-containing protein At2g27800, mitochondrial-like, which yields MFLLLRNHLKNIYAYKTPIHSFLHLITTQIDSDLESLSHSSAKPVWFHDPQPVSTMMSINLRPCYYSTRAYRGPIPRSLRKRINRRAKAAAKPTLNEAVFHQAISRLPHRFTPEELHDVIVVQDDPLVCLELFNWASHQHRFRHSVCTYHVTIKKLGAAKWYEEMDNVVNQVLSVPSIGSEALYNTMIYYFTEARKLVRAVNIYNHMRDSRKLDCMPTFRTYNILFTALLSRGKNSYINHLYMETIRSLFKKMVDDGVEPDIFCLNCMIKGYVLSLHVNDALRIFHQMGVVYDCQPNSFSYDYLIYGLCAQGRTNNARELCDKMKKSGFVPSSKSYNSLVNSLALQGEIDGAVEFLWEMAESQRLPDLITYRTVLDEMSRQRSVRDAMKLLEKLQEKHLVNGQTYKELLDSGWRMGCEEMF from the exons ATGTTTCTGTTACTCAGAAATCATCTCAAAAACATTTATGCCTATAAGACCCCGATTCATAGTTTTCTTCACTTGATCACTACCCAAATCGACTCCGATTTAGAGTCTCTTTCCCATTCCTCAGCAAAGCCAGTTTGGTTTCATGATCCACAGCCAGTAAGCACAATGATGAGCATAAATTTGAGGCCCTGTTACTACTCTACAAGAGCGTACAGAGGGCCAATACCAAGATCGTTGAGAAAAAGAATCAACAGAAGGGCCAAAGCTGCTGCAAAGCCTACTCTAAATGAAGCCGTTTTTCATCAAGCCATATCCCGACTCCCGCACAGATTCACCCCTGAAGAGCTACACGATGTTATAGTGGTACAAGATGACCCTTTAGTATGTTTGGAGCTTTTCAATTGGGCATCTCACCAGCACAGGTTTAGGCACAGTGTATGTACTTATCACGTTACAATCAAGAAACTAGGCGCAGCAAAGTGGTATGAGGAAATGGATAATGTTGTTAACCAGGTGCTTTCTGTGCCTTCTATTGGTTCTGAGGCTCTTTATAATActatgatttattattttactGAAGCTAGGAAGCTTGTTCGAGCggttaatatatataatcatatGCGCGACAGTCGGAAATTGGATTGTATGCCAACATTTAGAACATATAATATATTGTTTACTGCCCTTTTGAGTAGAGGGAAGAATTCATATATTAACCACTTGTACATGGAAACTATAAGATCTTTGTTCAAGAAAATGGTTGATGATGGAGtcgagcctgatatcttttgtttGAATTGTATGATCAAAGGATATGTGCTTTCACTTCATGTAAATGATGCTCTTAGGATTTTCCATCAGATGGGTGTGGTTTACGATTGTCAGCCCAACTCATTTTCGTATGACTATTTGATCTATGGGTTATGTGCCCAAGGACGAACAAATAATGCAAGAGAGCTCTGTGATAAAATGAAGAAAAGTGGCTTTGTGCCTAGCAGTAAATCGTACAACTCCCTTGTGAACTCTTTGGCTCTTCAAGGAGAGATCGATGGAGCTGTGGAATTCTTGTGGGAGATGGCTGAAAGTCAAAGGTTGCCTGACTTGATCACTTACCGAACTGTGCTTGATGAAATGTCTCGGCAGAGAAGTGTCAGGGATGCTATGAAATTGTTGGAGAAGTTGCAAGAGAAGCACCTTGTCAATGGGCAAACATACAAGGAGCTTTTGGATTCAG GGTGGCGCATGGGATGCGAAGAGATGTTTTGA